The Bacillus sp. NEB1478 genome contains the following window.
TCTTGTCTTTTGTGCAGTATGACCAATATATTCACCGACAAGATCCGCTCTTTCAGCTTCGATTAAATGACCTTTCGTTAATACCTTCATTTCATGGAATAGTGTACCTAATTTGCGTGCAACAGTCGTTTTTCCTGTACCCGGGTTGCCTTTAAACAGCATATGAAGTGATTGTTTCTCGGCTTTCATTCCCATTTCTTGACGGCATTTGTTAATGTGAAGCCATGCATAGATTTCTTTTACATGATATTTTAATTCTTCCATTCCAACTAGCTTATTCAAGTCTTGTTCAATTTTAAGTAATGGGAGATGCTGATCTAATGCTTTAGCTTTACCAACCATCGCACTTGCTTCATCAACTCTTATTTTTTCATTGCCCTGATTCAGTACAATGTTAATTTGCCGCTGCTTTTTAATAGCCATTGGTTCATTCAAATGCGTCCACCCCTCTTTAAGCCATTCAAAACATTTATCGCATTTTTCTAATCTTATGTGACAAATGCCTATTTCATTTGCATTGCACTATTATCAATTTATGATTGAAAGTCATAATCTACTACAATGTCCAAATTGTTTTTCGATTTCATAACTGTAAGCGCTTACTATTTTCAGATGAATAAAAATACTCAAGAATGTAACTTTTCCATGATATGTTATGTATGGAATGAACCAAGTATAGATTTATATGGAAGAAGGAAGACAGGATTTGAATACAAAAATTCAAAAAAGCTTAGCCATCTTAGCCGGCTTATTTTTAACTGCAGCGGGAATGAAGATCTTAAACATTCATTCGCTAACTTTTGGCGGAACGGCCGGAATTGCGACTTTAGGCTCTTTCTTAAGCAATTGGTCTTGGGGAATATTATTTTTAATTGTTAATCTGCCATTTTTCATCCTTTCGATAAGAAAATTAGGATGGACATTTTCAATATCTACATTTTTATGTATATTGCTTGTTTCGGCCATTACAGATTTATTAACCTACATCCATTTCCCAACGGTCACACCTATCTTTGCGTCTTTATTCGCAGGAACATTAATAGGTGTTGGTGTTAGTTTGGTGTTAAATTCCGGTGCTTCATTAGGCGGAATACACATATTAGCTTTATACCTGGAACAAAAGTCAAATATTAACCGCGGCCTCACATTATTTGTAACTGATTTTATGATCGTATCTTCTGCTATTGTTATTGTAGGTTTTAACAATGCATTTATATCTATTTTTTCTATATCAATTGCCTCATTCATAGTGGGTAAATTAAAAGCTAAATCTCCTGCCATTGAATATGAAGTTGATGAATCAATAGATGCTGTAAGAAATAATTAAAAGCATTCTCCATTAAATTATGGAGAATGCTTTTTAATTTGAATACAAGGTTACATAACATACATTATGTAACCTTGTATTAATGCTGTCCTTTTATGTCATTTTGTGCGCTTGCTTAGGAAATAATTATTCATACAGATCATCTCGATGTTGATCCATATTTTCATGCATTTCTTGTCTTTCTGTTGATTGATATTGACCTTTAACTGGTTTTATCTTACTAATAATTTGCCCCATCTCGTTATAAACCCCTCTGTGAAGCTGATGACGCTTACCTTGCGCAACCTTTTCTCCAAGTCGCTTGATGTCGGCAATTTTGTCTGGATCCGTCGTAATTGCTGCATTCCTGCCTTGCGCATTCTCTTTTAATACATCATAAACTTCAGTTCTCAGTTTTTCGTTTTCTTGTCCAGGCTGTACTTTTGTAAGTGGATCAATTCCAACTAACGTAAATGTCCCGCTTACGATTACATAAGCCTTCTTAACGCCTGGAATATTTTCAGCAAGCTTAACTAAATCTTTTGATTGGTGAACCTCCCCACTCTTTCTTTCCACTAAAGGTGAATCGATTTGTGAGTTTGGTTCTCTTCCAGCTTTTGTATTTTTAATTTGCTTTGTTTCTTCTGTGCTTTCTTGGTTGGGCTTTTTATTCGTTCCGCAAGCTGTTAATCCTGTTAATACTATAAAAAGTGCCAGTAAGATTCCAAAATATTTTCTCATTTATTTTCCATCCCTTTTTTACTTAGTGTTTGTATGAAGTTAAGTGAAATATGCAAAATAATGCACCTTTGTTATAATGGGAAAAACAGGTTACAGGAGGCAATAATGGAAGAGTATCCACATTTACCGGATTATGCTCAGCTCTTTATTGACCATTTACAAAAAAAAGACCGAAAAAAAAGTACTATAAAAAGATATTATTATGATTTACTTGATTTTTTTGCTTGGATTAGAGTGATGAAAAAGAGTGATGATCTTAACATTATCCAAAACCTAAATAAAGAACAATTAAGTGAGTATTTTCTATTTCTTACAGAGCAAAGAGAATACAGCGCATCCACGACAAATAGGGTATTTACTGTAACGAAAAGTTTATTTCACTTTCTCCAAGTTCAAAAACTAATAAAAGAAAACCCTTTTAAGGACTTTGATCAAAAATGGGAAGAAGACAAACACTTTAAAAATGAGGATTTTATAACAGAAGAAGAATATGTACAGCTTTTTCAAATTCTTTCGTCTTATGAAGGATTAACTGAAAAACAGCAAAAGTTCAGACATTTATTAATAAAAAGAAACGAAGCAATTGTAACATTGCTTTACAAATATGGACTTACCCTTCAGGAATTAGCCAATATCGAGATGAAAGATGTTAAATTTACAGAGCATCTGTTAACAGTGAAGAACAATGAAAACAAACGGACCCTATCTCTGGAAAAAGAAATACAGCGATTGTTATATGCGTATTTGGAAAACATTCCAGATCTTATAAAGCCAAGGAAATATTCTTCAGATCGATTTTTTATAGCTTTTGATTACCAGAGAGGTACATATCGCTTTGATTACAGTAATTATGAACCAAAACCATTAACAGTTATTGCGATTCAAAAAATGTTAAGGCAGGAAATTAAACGCTCTGGCCTAAGAGATGGCGTAAGTTCCCATCACTTAAGAAGAACAGCGATATTAAATTTTGCTGTAAGAAATAATTCTACTAAGGAAATACAGGCATGGTTTGGTCTGAAGTCTCCACTAACTGTAAATAGGTATGAACATTATATAAGAGAAAAAGAAACGATCGTTTAATAAAGCGAAAACTCCCCGCACTCTTTTTTAGAGAATGCTGGGAGTAATTTTTTTATTCATTCATATTTGCAGATGATAGATCTACATTTCGATGTGGGGTAAACGTTGAAATGGCATGCTTATAAATGAGGTGCTGTTTCCCTTCTGCCTCAAGTACGACCGTAAAGTTGTCAAACCCCTTAACTAAACCTTTAAGCTGAAAGCCATTCAGCAAGTATACGGTCGCATATATGTTTTCACGCCGTAACTGGTTTAAGTAATGATCCTGTAAATTGATAGATTGCTTCATGTGAACAGATCCTCCTCTTTGGGCATTACCTCTATACATTCTCGGAAGTTTTTAATTTCCCTTCAACAAAGTGCAGAATTTCTCGAAATTTTTTATCAAACGGAGCTTTATCCATCGAAAACCATTCAATATCCATTTGATTATAAAACCATGTAAACTGTCTCTTTGCATACCTACGAGAATTTCTTTTTAACGTTGATACCCCTTCTTCCAGCGTACTATCTCCTAAAAGGTAAGGAAATAGTTCTTTATAACCGATCGCTTTTGCTGCAAGACTGTTTGAAATGTCCATCGTTAATAACCATTTCGCTTCATCTATTACGCCTTGCTTTATCATAAGATCAACACGATGATTAATCCGTTCATACAACATTTCACGGTCCATTGTCAGACCAACTAATGCAAGGTCATACATTGTTTCAAGATCATTGCCTTTGTTTTTCTGTTCATTCGAAGGAATATTTCCAGTTTCAAAGTAAATTTCTAAAGCACGTATTACTCGATGAACATTGTTGGGATGAATTTCAGCTGCACGGATCGGATCTACGTTCTTTAATTCTTCATGCAAACTGTCCGCACCAAACTCATCTGCTTTATGCTGTAATTGATTTCTAAGTTCATCATTCCTCGTTGCTTCAGAAAATTCATAGCGATTGGTTACTGCACGGATATAAAGGCCTGTTCCGCCAACAATAATCGGGATTTTCCCTCTTCTGTTGATGTCATGTATCCGTTCT
Protein-coding sequences here:
- a CDS encoding YitT family protein: MNTKIQKSLAILAGLFLTAAGMKILNIHSLTFGGTAGIATLGSFLSNWSWGILFLIVNLPFFILSIRKLGWTFSISTFLCILLVSAITDLLTYIHFPTVTPIFASLFAGTLIGVGVSLVLNSGASLGGIHILALYLEQKSNINRGLTLFVTDFMIVSSAIVIVGFNNAFISIFSISIASFIVGKLKAKSPAIEYEVDESIDAVRNN
- a CDS encoding YhcN/YlaJ family sporulation lipoprotein; its protein translation is MRKYFGILLALFIVLTGLTACGTNKKPNQESTEETKQIKNTKAGREPNSQIDSPLVERKSGEVHQSKDLVKLAENIPGVKKAYVIVSGTFTLVGIDPLTKVQPGQENEKLRTEVYDVLKENAQGRNAAITTDPDKIADIKRLGEKVAQGKRHQLHRGVYNEMGQIISKIKPVKGQYQSTERQEMHENMDQHRDDLYE
- a CDS encoding tyrosine-type recombinase/integrase; this encodes MEEYPHLPDYAQLFIDHLQKKDRKKSTIKRYYYDLLDFFAWIRVMKKSDDLNIIQNLNKEQLSEYFLFLTEQREYSASTTNRVFTVTKSLFHFLQVQKLIKENPFKDFDQKWEEDKHFKNEDFITEEEYVQLFQILSSYEGLTEKQQKFRHLLIKRNEAIVTLLYKYGLTLQELANIEMKDVKFTEHLLTVKNNENKRTLSLEKEIQRLLYAYLENIPDLIKPRKYSSDRFFIAFDYQRGTYRFDYSNYEPKPLTVIAIQKMLRQEIKRSGLRDGVSSHHLRRTAILNFAVRNNSTKEIQAWFGLKSPLTVNRYEHYIREKETIV
- the hfq gene encoding RNA chaperone Hfq; the protein is MKQSINLQDHYLNQLRRENIYATVYLLNGFQLKGLVKGFDNFTVVLEAEGKQHLIYKHAISTFTPHRNVDLSSANMNE
- the miaA gene encoding tRNA (adenosine(37)-N6)-dimethylallyltransferase MiaA — protein: MKEKLVVIVGPTAVGKTKTSVELAKAINGEIISGDSMQIYKGLDIGTAKISEAEKEGIPHYLIDIKEPTESFSVAEFQELARERIHDINRRGKIPIIVGGTGLYIRAVTNRYEFSEATRNDELRNQLQHKADEFGADSLHEELKNVDPIRAAEIHPNNVHRVIRALEIYFETGNIPSNEQKNKGNDLETMYDLALVGLTMDREMLYERINHRVDLMIKQGVIDEAKWLLTMDISNSLAAKAIGYKELFPYLLGDSTLEEGVSTLKRNSRRYAKRQFTWFYNQMDIEWFSMDKAPFDKKFREILHFVEGKLKTSENV